Proteins encoded in a region of the Triticum dicoccoides isolate Atlit2015 ecotype Zavitan chromosome 3A, WEW_v2.0, whole genome shotgun sequence genome:
- the LOC119272066 gene encoding homeobox-leucine zipper protein ROC9-like, giving the protein MGSGRPRTKDFFAAPTLSLSLAGAFARNAPSGDEVEEGEEGSGGIIGGPPGEEVEISSADTGPAGSQSGDGSGEEEEGHADGGKRKKRSRKSYHRHTAEQVRVMEAVFKESPHPDEKQRQQLSKQLGLSPRQVKFWFQNRRTQIKATQERHENSLLKSELENLQKENRAMRQLAKGPSRCPSCGAAAASTDGFDAAAANQEQLLQLENAKLRAEVEKLRGALGTAAADGAASPAFSPPFSAATAQMSGNRSPFEVYGAGFVGRDRQSVLELAGRALEELKTMSSSGEPLWVRSVETGRDILNYDEYVRLFRRDDGPGDRRASWSVEASRETGVVYLDATNLVHAFMDVNQWKELFPSMVSKASTLDVIRTGDDDDVHDGAVQLMFAEVQMLTPMVPTREFYFARYCKKLAAEKWAVVDVSFDKAEADVGTSPLVTCWKNPSGCIIEEQTNGHSRVTWVEHTRCRECAVPSMYRAVTASGLAFGARRWVATLQLQCERMVFWVATNVPTRDSNGVSTLAGRRSVLKLAHRMTSSLCRVIGGSRGLAWSRAPRAGAGDVRLTSRTNAGDPGEPQGLIACAVLSTWLPVSPTSLLDFLRDESRRPEWDVTLAGRAVQRRVNLTKGKDRCNCVTAYVSSRADEQGGEWIVQDSCTNPCESIVAYAPVDAAVLQPVIRGHDSSGVALLPCGFAVVPDGLESRPAVITSRKEDGAVAGAGSLVTVAFQVLASSSPAAALSPESAETVTSLASCTLRRVKKALGCQDR; this is encoded by the exons ATGGGGAGCGGCCGGCCGCGCACCAAGGACTTCTTTGCAGCCCCGACGCTCTCCCTCTCGCTC GCAGGTGCGTTTGCCAGGAACGCGCCGAGCGGAGACGAAGTGGAAGAAGGCGAGGAGGGGAGTGGCGGGATAATAGGCGGGCCACCAGGTGAGGAGGTGGAGATAAGCAGCGCGGACACGGGGCCGGCCGGCAGCCAGTCCGGCGACGGCtccggggaagaagaagaaggccatgcCGATGGTGGtaaaaggaagaagaggagcaggaagaGCTACCACAGGCACACCGCTGAACAAGTCAGGGTTATGGAAGC GGTATTCAAAGAGTCGCCACATCCAGACGAAAAGCAGCGGCAGCAACTCAGCAAGCAGCTAGGTCTGTCTCCACGGCAAGTCAAGTTCTGGTTTCAGAACCGACGAACTCAGATCAAG GCAACTCAGGAGCGACACGAGAACTCGCTGCTCAAGTCGGAGCTGGAGAATCTCCAGAAGGAGAACCGCGCCATGAGACAGCTTGCCAAGGGACCCTCACGCTGCCCAAGCTGTGGCGCCGCAGCAGCCTCGACCGATGGCTTCGACGCCGCCGCGGCGAACCAAGAACAGCTGCTGCAGCTGGAGAACGCCAAGCTCAGAGCCGAG GTAGAGAAGCTGCGGGGTGCGCTAGGGACGGCCGCGGCAGACGGAGCCGCCTCCCCGGCCTTCTCGCCGCCGTTCTCCGCGGCCACCGCCCAGATGAGCGGTAACCGGAGCCCGTTCGAAGTTTACGGCGCCGGCTTCGTGGGCCGCGACAGGCAGAGCGTCCTGGAGCTGGCCGGCCGCGCGCTGGAAGAACTCAAGACGATGTCTTCCTCCGGTGAGCCTCTCTGGGTACGGAGCGTCGAGACCGGTCGAGACATTCTCAACTACGACGAGTACGTGCGCCTGTTCCggcgcgatgatggccccggcgatcGGCGGGCCAGCTGGTCCGTCGAGGCGTCACGTGAAACCGGGGTGGTTTACCTTGACGCGACGAACCTAGTGCATGCTTTCATGGACGTG AACCAATGGAAAGAGCTCTTCCCTTCCATGGTCTCCAAGGCATCGACGCTGGACGTGATCCGcaccggcgacgacgacgatgTACACGACGGCGCGGTGCAACTG ATGTTTGCAGAGGTCCAGATGCTGACGCCAATGGTACCCACAAGAGAGTTCTACTTCGCCCGCTACTGCAAGAAGCTGGCCGCGGAGAAATGGGCCGTCGTCGACGTGTCCTTCGACAAGGCTGAAGCCGACGTCGGCACGTCGCCGCTGGTCACGTGCTGGAAGAATCCCTCCGGATGCATCATCGAGGAGCAGACAAACGGCCACTCCAGG GTGACATGGGTGGAGCACACCAGATGCCGCGAGTGCGCGGTCCCGTCCATGTACAGGGCGGTGACCGCAAGCGGCCTGGCGTTCGGCGCGAGGCGCTGGGTGGCGACGCTCCAGCTCCAGTGCGAGAGGATGGTCTTCTGGGTGGCGACCAACGTGCCGACCAGGGACAGCAACG GGGTCTCCACACTGGCAGGGAGGAGGAGCGTCCTGAAGCTGGCGCACCGGATGACCTCGAGCCTCTGCCGTGTCATCGGTGGGTCGCGTGGCCTGGCGTGGAGCAGGGCGCCGAGAGCCGGCGCCGGCGACGTCCGGCTGACCTCCCGGACGAACGCCGGCGACCCCGGCGAGCCGCAGGGCCTGATCGCCTGCGCCGTGCTGTCCACGTGGCTCCCCGTCAGCCCGACGTCCCTCCTGGATTTCCTGAGGGACGAATCACGACGGCCCGAG TGGGATGTCACGCTGGCCGGACGAGCCGTGCAACGTCGCGTGAACCTGACCAAGGGGAAGGACCGTTGCAACTGCGTCACCGCCTACGTAAGTTCCAGAGCCGACGAACAGGGCGGCGAGTGGATCGTGCAGGACAGCTGCACCAACCCGTGCGAGTCGATCGTCGCGTACGCGCCGGTCGACGCCGCCGTCCTGCAGCCGGTCATCCGCGGCCACGACTCGAGCGGCGTGGCACTCCTGCCGTGCGGCTTCGCGGTCGTGCCGGACGGGCTGGAGTCCCGGCCCGCGGTGATCACGTCCAGGAAGGAAGACGGGGCGGTGGCGGGAGCGGGGTCGCTGGTCACCGTGGCGTTCCAGGTGCTGGCCAGCTCGTCGCcggcggccgcgctctcgccggagtcggCGGAGACCGTGACGAGCCTGGCGTCCTGCACGCTGCGTCGCGTTAAAAAGGCCTTGGGGTGCCAAGACCGCTAA
- the LOC119272540 gene encoding oryzain alpha chain-like, protein MRSPPTAVMAVAALLLLLVSLAAAVANTADRELHHRVLAGFKAGHGKKMSEKETRRLFAEWKAKHGRKYSSAREEDRRYAIFKEGLRDADLHKAGFGPDAVFGINMFSDYTDEEWRTLSQGYKPYIPREEPHPHMLPIYICDYGTHGRICVR, encoded by the coding sequence ATGAGGAGCCCCCCAACGGCCGTCATGGCGGTGgcagcgctgctgctgctgctggtatccctggcggcggcggtggcgaacaCGGCGGACAGGGAGTTGCACCATCGGGTCTTGGCGGGGTTTAAGGCAGGGCACGGCAAGAAGATGAGCGAGAAGGAGACCCGGCGGTTGTTTGCCGAGTGGAAGGCCAAGCACGGCAGGAAGTACAGCTCCGCTCGCGAGGAGGATCGCCGTTACGCTATCTTCAAGGAGGGCCTCCGCGACGCCGATCTGCACAAGGCCGGCTTCGGCCCCGACGCAGTTTTCGGCATCAACATGTTCAGCGACTACACCGATGAGGAGTGGAGAACCCTGAGCCAGGGATATAAGCCATATATACCAAGAGAAGAacctcatccacatatgcttccaatCTATATCTGTGATTATGGCACTCATGGTAGGATATGTGTTCGCTAA
- the LOC119272068 gene encoding uncharacterized protein LOC119272068: MEGAFITTELRGALAKVAVFLLVQGLVYLILSNSSNVFSKDKRLRSLSFRSMRSMSVRRVLAPFSDVPVGTDEPSSPSLLSSW, from the coding sequence ATGGAGGGGGCCTTCATCACGACGGAGCTCCGCGGCGCGCTGGCCAAGGTGGCCGTGTTCCTGCTCGTCCAGGGTCTGGTGTACCTGATCCTCAGCAACTCGTCGAACGTCTTCTCCAAAGATAAGAGGCTCAGGTCCCTGAGCTTCCGGTCGATGCGGTCCATGAGCGTGAGGCGCGTGCTGGCGCCGTTCTCCGACGTCCCCGTCGGCACCGACGAACCCTCCTCGCCTTCGCTGCTGTCGTCGTGGTAG
- the LOC119269064 gene encoding uncharacterized protein LOC119269064 yields the protein MAMAMATAEGDSIEFPVDRFPLPDLAGGDPFVTAGITKILVCAAAESSIGDAGEAAVTVQLYLHSTCDGVALSAPTSQQSSHKDGPTSPRWTRRESQRRVTYGHTDADALQ from the exons ATGGCTATGGCGATGGCCACCGCCGAAGGCGACTCAATCGAGTTTCCAGTTGACAG ATTTCCCCTGCCGGATCTCGCCGGCGGAGACCCATTTGTGACCGCCGGAATCACCAAAATTCTCGTATGTGCGGCTGCTGAGTCCAGCATTGGAGATGCTGGAGAGGCGGCAGTCACCGTACAATTATATTTGCACAGCACTTGCGATGGAGTGGCCCTGTCAGCACCAACCTCCCAGCAATCTTCACACAAAGACGGCCCTACATCCCCTCGATGGACACGAAG GGAATCCCAAAGAAGAGTAACATACGGACATACAGATGCAGATGCCCTACAATGA
- the LOC119269065 gene encoding heat shock 70 kDa protein, mitochondrial-like, with translation MRRSAMALRSTADRCFGHHSPLTNVIQSTFSANVGSRWGSLARAFSAKPLGNEVIGIDLGTTNSCVSVMEGKNAKVIENSEGTRTTPSVVAFSQKGERLVGTPAKRQAITNPQNTFFGTKRMIGRRFDDPQTQKEMKMVPYKIVKAPNGDAWVETTDGKQYSPSQIGAFVLTKMKETAESYLGKSISKAVITVPAYFNDAQRQATKDAGRIAGLDVQRIINEPTAAALSYGTNNKEGLIAVFDLGGGTFDVSILEISNGVFEVKATNGDTFLGGEDFDNTLLEYLVSEYKRSDNIDLSKDRLALQRLREAAEKAKIELSSTAQTEINLPFITADAAGAKHLNITLTRSKFESLVNGLIARTRDPCKNCLKDAGITTKEVDEVLLVGGMTRVPKVQEVVSEIFGKAPSKGVNPDEAVAMGAALQGGILRGDVKELLLLDVTPLSLGIETLGGIFTRLITRNTTIPTKKSQVFSTAADNQTQVGIRVLQGEREMATDNKLLGEFDLVGIPPAPRGLPQIEVTFDIDANGIVTVSAKDKATAKEQQITIRSSGGLSELEIEKMVREAELHSQKDQERKALIDIRNTADTTIYSIEKSLGEYRDKIPAEVATEIETAVADLRAEMASDDIEKIKGKMEAANKAVSKIGEHMSGGGAAGGGAAGGGSQEGGSQGGGDQAPEAEYEEVKK, from the exons ATGCGGCGATCGGCGATGGCGCTCCGCTCCACGGCGGACCGGTGCTTCGGCCACCACTCACCG TTGACGAACGTTATTCAATCAACATTCAGTGCAAACGTCGGTTCAAGATGGGGAAGTCTTGCAAGAGCTTTCAG TGCAAAACCACTTGGAAATGAGGTTATTGGGATTGATTTGGGAACAACGAATTCATGTGTTTCTGTTATGGAGGGAAAG AATGCAAAAGTGATAGAGAATTCAGAAGGCACTAGGACGACACCATCAGTTGTTGCCTTTAGTCAGAAGGGTGAGCGGCTTGTCGGAACACCAGCCAAACGTCAAGCAATTACCAATCCACAGAACACCTTCTTTGGTACAAAGCGTATGATAGGGCGTCGCTTTGATGACCCACAGACGCAGAAAGAGATGAAAATGGTTCCATACAAAATTgtgaaggctccaaatggtgacgcTTGGGTTGAAACAACAGATGGCAAGCAGTACTCACCGAGCCAGATTGGTGCATTTGTATTGACCAAGATGAAGGAGACCGCTGAATCTTACCTTGGCAAGTCTATTTCAAAGGCTGTGATCACAGTTCCAGCTTACTTCAATGATGCCCAGCGGCAGGCAACCAAGGATGCTGGTCGAATTGCTGGACTTGATGTCCAAAGGATCATCAACGAACCAACTGCTGCTGCTCTGTCTTATGGAACAAACAACAAGGAGGGTTTGATAGCTGTATTTGACCTTGGAGGTGGTACCTTCGATGTCTCCATCCTTGAGATCTCCAATGGAGTTTTTGAG GTGAAAGCAACAAACGGCGATACTTTCCTGGGTGGAGAAGACTTTGATAATACTCTGTTGGAGTACCTAGTCAGTGAATACAAAAGATCTGATAATATTGATCTGTCAAAAGACAGACTAGCTCTGCAAAGGTTGCGTGAAGCAGCTGAGAAGGCAAAAATTGAACTCTCATCAACTGCACAGACTGAGATCAACCTTCCTTTTATCACGGCTGATGCTGCTGGAGCAAAACATTTGAATATAACATTGACAAGATCAAAGTTTGAAAGTTTGGTGAATGGTCTCATTGCAAGGACTAGAGACCCATGCAAGAATTGTTTGAAGGATGCTGGCATAACCACAAAGGAAGTTGATGAGGTCCTTCTTGTTGGTGGTATGACAAGGGTTCCCAAAGTGCAGGAAGTGGTTTCAGAAATCTTCGGCAAGGCCCCAAGCAAAGGAGTCAACCCAGATGAAGCTGTTGCCATGGGTGCGGCTCTTCAGGGTGGCATTCTCCGTGGAGATGTCAAAGAGCTTCTTCTCCTTGACGTAACCCCCCTTTCACTTGGTATTGAGACTCTTGGTGGTATCTTCACCAGACTGATAACCAGGAACACTACAATCCCCACAAAGAAAAGCCAG GTGTTCTCAACTGCTGCTGACAACCAGACGCAAGTGGGTATCCGTGTCCTGCAAGGTGAGCGTGAGATGGCAACAGACAACAAACTTCTTGGCGAGTTTGATCTTGTGGGCATCCCACCAGCCCCAAGAGGACTGCCACAGATTGAGGTCACATTTGATATTGATGCCAACGGAATCGTGACGGTCTCTGCAAAGGACAAGGCCACCGCAAaggagcagcagatcaccatccgaTCGTCCGGTGGGCTTTCTGAGTTAGAGATCGAGAAGATGGTGCGGGAGGCTGAGTTGCACTCACAGAAGGACCAGGAGCGCAAGGCCCTCATTGACATCAGAAACACTGCAGACACCACCATTTACAGCATCGAGAAGAGCCTGGGAGAGTACAGGGACAAGATCCCGGCGGAGGTTGCCACCGAGATCGAGACAGCAGTTGCTGATCTCCGTGCGGAGATGGCCTCTGACGACATCGAGAAGATAAAGGGCAAGATGGAAGCGGCCAACAAGGCGGTCTCAAAGATCGGGGAGCACATGTCTggtggtggtgcggctggaggcggcGCGGCTGGTGGTGGTTCCCAGGAAGGAGGGTCGCAGGGCGGAGGTGACCAGGCCCCAGAGGCCGAGTACGAGGAGGTGAAGAAGTGA